A window from Pseudooceanicola algae encodes these proteins:
- a CDS encoding CTP synthase yields MARYIFITGGVVSSLGKGLASAALGALLQARGFSVRLRKLDPYLNVDPGTMSPFEHGEVFVTDDGAETDLDLGHYERFTGVAARMTDSVSSGRIYSNVLEKERRGDYLGKTIQVVPHVTNEIKDFLHVGDDEVDFMLCEIGGTVGDIEGLPFFEAIRQFSHDKPRGECIFMHLTLLPYLAASGELKTKPTQHSVKELQSIGIAPDILVCRSEQPIPEKEREKIALFCNVRKEHVVAAYDLKSIYEAPLAYHREGLDQAVLDAFSISPAPKPDLTVWQDVQDRIYNTDGEVNIAIVGKYTQLEDAYKSIKEALVHGGMSNRIKVNVEWVDAEVFDHEDAAPYLEGYHAILVPGGFGERGTEGKIKAAQFARTRKIPYLGICLGMQMAVIEAARNLANIETAGSEEFDHESGQKRFEPVVYHLKEWVRGNHAVKRRVDDDKGGTMRLGAYTANLAEGSKVAQVYKSTTIEERHRHRYEVDIKYREQLETCGLTFSGMSPDGRLPEIVEVKDHPWFIGVQFHPELKSKPFAPHPLFADFVRAAKDVSRLV; encoded by the coding sequence ATGGCCAGATATATTTTCATCACGGGCGGCGTCGTGTCGTCCCTTGGTAAAGGCTTGGCCTCCGCTGCGCTCGGAGCCCTCCTCCAGGCGCGCGGTTTCTCGGTCCGCTTGCGCAAGCTCGACCCCTACCTCAACGTCGATCCCGGCACGATGTCCCCCTTCGAACATGGCGAGGTATTCGTCACCGACGACGGCGCCGAAACCGACCTCGACCTCGGCCACTACGAACGCTTCACCGGGGTGGCGGCGCGGATGACCGATTCCGTCTCCTCGGGACGGATCTATTCCAACGTGCTGGAAAAGGAACGCCGCGGCGACTACCTCGGCAAGACGATCCAGGTGGTTCCCCATGTCACCAACGAGATCAAGGATTTCCTCCACGTCGGTGATGACGAGGTCGATTTCATGCTCTGTGAAATCGGCGGCACGGTGGGCGACATCGAAGGCCTGCCCTTCTTCGAGGCGATCCGCCAGTTTTCCCACGACAAGCCGCGCGGCGAATGCATCTTCATGCACCTGACGCTGCTCCCCTACCTCGCGGCCTCCGGCGAACTGAAGACCAAGCCGACGCAGCACTCGGTCAAGGAGCTCCAGTCGATCGGCATCGCGCCCGACATTCTGGTCTGCCGCTCCGAACAGCCAATTCCGGAAAAGGAACGCGAAAAGATCGCCCTGTTCTGCAACGTGCGCAAGGAACATGTGGTTGCCGCCTACGATCTGAAATCGATCTACGAGGCCCCGCTGGCCTATCACCGTGAAGGCCTTGACCAGGCGGTTCTGGATGCCTTCAGCATCTCGCCGGCGCCGAAACCCGACCTCACGGTCTGGCAGGATGTGCAGGACCGAATCTACAACACCGATGGCGAGGTCAATATCGCCATCGTCGGCAAGTACACGCAGCTTGAAGATGCCTATAAGTCGATCAAGGAAGCCCTTGTGCACGGCGGCATGTCGAACCGGATCAAGGTCAATGTCGAATGGGTCGACGCCGAGGTCTTCGATCACGAAGACGCCGCCCCGTACCTCGAAGGCTACCATGCGATCCTGGTGCCCGGCGGCTTCGGCGAACGCGGCACCGAGGGCAAGATCAAGGCGGCCCAGTTCGCCCGGACCCGCAAGATCCCCTACCTCGGGATCTGCCTCGGGATGCAGATGGCGGTGATCGAAGCGGCCCGCAACCTGGCCAATATCGAAACCGCCGGTTCCGAGGAATTCGACCACGAATCCGGCCAGAAACGCTTTGAACCCGTGGTCTACCACCTCAAGGAATGGGTGCGCGGCAACCATGCCGTGAAACGCCGCGTCGATGACGACAAGGGCGGCACCATGCGCCTTGGCGCCTATACCGCCAATCTCGCCGAAGGCTCCAAGGTGGCGCAGGTCTACAAATCCACCACGATCGAGGAACGCCATCGCCACCGCTACGAGGTCGACATCAAGTACCGCGAGCAACTGGAAACATGCGGCCTGACCTTCTCGGGCATGTCCCCCGATGGCCGCCTGCCCGAAATCGTCGAGGTCAAGGACCACCCCTGGTTCATCGGCGTCCAGTTCCACCCCGAACTGAAATCCAAACCCTTCGCGCCGCATCCGCTCTTTGCCGACTTCGTCCGCGCTGCCAAGGACGTCTCGCGCCTGGTGTGA